GCAACTGGGTCATTTGGTTCCTAAGAGTCGACAAACAAGGCTAATTGCAGTAAATGTTCATTGAGACTGATTCATTTACGACTGAAAATTGGATCTACCTGCTGCATTAATGGGTTAGGAGAAAACCTTACACAAGATCATTTAGCAAGTAAATACGAGATTTACATTTGTAAGCGTGGCTGACTGAACGCACAAAATATGCGCTTTTGGGATATTGCAATCCAATTTTCCTGTTTGTAAATTACTCAAACGGAAAATCTTCCTTAACTTAGAGCTACTAAACAGAGAATCGTGTTAACTCACATCAATGTCAATGAAAAATTCCGAGTCATCCAAAAGTTCAACCACACATCGTATTTGGTTCGATGAAGTTTTCCCAGTGCGCGCTAACTCTGATCCACGAACGCTGTAAATGCCACTCTGCGAACCCAAAGATGTTGGACGAAATTTTCGCGACATTGACCTGTGGAGGGCGCTACACCTCTTTCACATAAATTGCAATAGTCGTTCCTCCAAGATATAAAGCTTGCCAACctttaaaataataaacaaacacGCTACTATTTCAGTGTATTTTTGACgacaaaaaatcgttttttgtCATCAACATGTCAGTTTGTCACGTGGTACTGTTATCGAGATCGCAGGCTCATTCGTTCCATGTAGATCTCAAAATGGCGGCGATAGCCCGAGATTCTTCACGATTTGCTGGCGTAAAAGCCTTTAGTGAGAAGTTCTCTCAGCCTGAGGTAGATGCCGACGGAAGAATAAGGAAGGTTGGTATCAAAGGGGTGTCGCTTCAGAGTTCAAAAGGATTGACATCACCTCCTGTTCGGTCAAACCATACTTGTTTAGCAGTTGACTTGTCATTTCCGGGTGCAATCGAAAGGGTGTATTTATGCAAACTTTTCATTGtactatttttatgcaaatatatGAGACGGAAAATTAGACAATAGAATAGCTTTCCGTTAAACTACAGTAAAATCAGCTACGTGATCGGAAGCTTTTATGGATGACTGTTGTTGGAAAAAGGCCAGatcattattaattatttttgtccatCAACGTACTTGTTCAATCTCTTCCTGTTATAATTGACGCTTGTTTGTTTAGCCTTATTATACGTGTATTTCTGAGAAACTGGAGACATTTGTAAACTCTGTCGATCTCTTAAAAACAACCTCAATTTTAGGTCATCAGAACTCTTCAATGCTTCCACATCAAAGAGTAATAAATCAACATCGCTCATGTACAACATTGCTGATGTAATGACAGAACATTCTCATAGTTGTCAGATTATATTCTCAACTCAATGCAATCCCAGTCTCTAAGAGTTCTTGCTGTGGAAATTGTTTACATctgtaaaaaatattttcaacatcAGTATGGGTTGATAAGTTGTGATTTTAATATTAAGAACTTCCTTTTAATTCTGTCCAAATTTCACAAAATGACTTACAAGATTGAAAATCCCTTGTGTAAATCGGTACTATGTAGTCACCTTCTGAAAGTCATGCATGAACAAAGAAGTTTCAATGAGCTTTATTTTTGTTATCTTTGATCACATAGATTTTATAAACAAAGAAGGTAAGGAAGATAATTACACTTGTGTCAAGGAAGCCCAAAAGAGACTTCTCCAACTTGCATATAACTTAGGTCTCTCCAAATGTGGCATCTAATATGTTGAAGCTACCTTGGAGATACCAATTATTAAATGGCTTTAAATAAAACGTATTACAAACAAATTATGAGGGTTAAAGTAATATGACAGAAGAGGGACAAAACTATTTAGGAATCTCAATAGTTGTTGAAAAAGAGTTTGCCATACCTGCTTTTTTTAAGGAAGCTGTTGAGGTAGAATCAAAAGCACGAGACAATCATTACTGTcacatcatcaataataattaataataactacTGAATTATTCAAAGTTACATTTACATGTCCAATGTGTGTGGGCCAAGCCAAAATCTTCAATACAATCATAACTTTTGCATCCTCCTGGAATCTCCAAGCCTTAATGTCTGCTTTAATCAAGTCCATCTAGGATCTTCTGGGTCTTTTATAACCACTGTGCTTTTGTACTTCAAGCACTTTGCACCTAATTATGCAGGTGTTGCTATATTTTacaaaaatgcttaaaattatGGGAAGGACAATAAATAAGGTCAAGTTACACGAGAAACTGTGGTCATACTGATAGAACCTGTTTTAGTGGGCAATTACCACAGGTGGTTTAAAtaattgtcttctttttttgttgtatgatccttgcagaattttgtttttctttttgaccCACACAATGACCTGATCTCCCAGTTGACCTGAAAATTCAACTGTTCAGTGCTGCactggcattgcagaggtcagggttcaagtcGTATTTAAGTAAAGCTTAAAACTGGGAGGATGATACACttattataaaagaaaaaatgtttccatCCATAGTTCAGATACATGTGAATCTCATATACTGTAGGTGTATATAGATATAATAATGATTTACTATTATTGGTCTGGTGAAAGTAATATGGTTATAAAACCCAAATTGATTGTTCCATTTGACTTTTTACGAAAGTCTGGAAAGTTTGGAGGTGGTAAAAGTGCCCATGAACTCAAACATTTCTCTGGCAcaaatcattgtttttatgtGTATCTTAATTTCCACACAGATTGAAACTCGTGAAGATGAGGAACAAAATGTCAAGATGGCTGAAACCATTGAACTTCTTCTTGCAGCAGGATATTTCAGGGCAAGGATAAAAGGGTTGTCACCATTTGATAAGGTATTAAGATGGCTGCGAAAAAACTTTTGCTGTAAGGAAAAGCAATACTATTGTTGAATAACCACAAACTCAGTTGACAAAAGAGTTCTTAGATATTTGGTCTCAGCATGTAAACTTATGGTTACTGAGTTTTGTCAAGGATTAATTTGCTACTGCACTATGGCTGCATTTATAGAATTGCTTTTTTGACTGTCATTTTTCATTTGCTGTGATTTAACATTTGACACCAAGATTTGTATCACTGTTTTGCAGGTTGTGGGAGGCATGACATGGTGTATCTCAGTTTGCGACTTTGACGTTGATGTTGATCTGTTGTTCCAAGAAAATTCAACCATTGGACAGAAGATGTAAGCTGATAAATGTAATTGTGATTCATTATTTATGTGGGAGAATGCATGACCAAGTATAGACTGAATGTAATGTAGTAAGTCTACCAGGTAAGAACTCTCCCTCTCAAACCAAGCCAGCAatcagaaagtgctgcctttttgGTCTACAAACTCTCCtacatttctttttaatttctgattATTTAATCACTACTTTGTGAGTACagcaataattaacagttactCTTCGAGGACACACTGggtatgagctgatatatatgttgtggtttaaatttagttttggtgcaaaatttttcttttgttgtgtattcattaccataatgtggaacaatggcaaataatactgaaaccagttcaaaaaacattaaaccaaggacaaATTTGAACCACGACatatataaccaatgaggccgtaggctgagttggttattatcagcccatatccagcaagtccaagaagaataacggttttagtaaattttcaagcaattctcttgattttttcgagtgaaacctcctcaaatcatgacattttctttaccgaagacaccgcgaaaaatttttttctaacctccaaaatttcagcacaagaaattcgccatcagtttttccttatttggtcaaacttaacgataaatggctcatatcatgggcttagggaaccaatcagaaagctggaaaatcattatcctgagctaaaaatttacttattattattattgctcaaACGCCACAAAAGTAATGCATTTGCTGATACAGAAACCGTAACATTTTTATTGAGTTTGTCCTAAAATTAGTATGCCAATCTGAAAGGTTTACTGgtattttatattttgtttctcATTAGAGCTTTGACTGAAAAGATTGTCGCAGTTCTCCCACGAATGAAATGTCCTCATCGCTTGGAACCTCATCAAATTCAAGGCTTAGATTTTATCAATATATTTCCTGTGGTACAGGTACAGTAACAATTTTATTTGTCTATATGTTTTATCAGCAGTCTGTCTATCACTGTTCAATTCAATTCACAATGAATTTTTCTAGAATTTACTAAAAAGTGGAAGACTTTCTTTCTCTCAGCTAGAGACCAATCATTATTTTAAGTATTCAACTTaaatgattaattttgttaacaaattctgtaataataattattgttattaatccttctcttattttttttaactcagaGAGAATGAGTGAGCTCTGATATAATTAACTTGATGTATACACGTAGTTCTCAATATAGGATTATTTGCTTTCAAACTCAGACAGAAACGTCAAAAGTTCTTTATAcattttaagtgttttttttttgtgacaatTGTGAGACATGTTCTTACATTTAATGTTGAAGTGTGGTGCCACTTGTGTCATGATAAATTAATTATGGTAAACAAAGCCTGTTGGACAAgtgatttgttttttaaattttcaaacttttctacCTTCATAGTGGCTTGTCAAGAGAGCAATTGAAAGGAAAGAGGAAATGGGTGACTACATTCGAGAGTTTTCAGTGTCACAGTTTAACAAACACCATTCAACACCAAAGGTTATTTTGATGACATATTAAATCTTGTATCATGTGCAGTTtttaaaaattctgaaaatctTGTAACATGCAGAAAAACTAAGTCTTGtgaaaatcaataaattattttatttcactcCTCAGGATGATGAGTTTTCAACTAGGAAGCCAAAATGTATCTTTGGGATGGAAAATCTTAAGGTCGGTAGATACCTTTTTATCATTGAAATTTCACAGGTCAGACATGATGATTCACCTTCTGTTTTTTGTCGTAGGAAACCTACAAACCCCGTCGAAGGTACCGCAAACCAGAGTCCATCACAAAAACTGACGAAGAAACAAGAGTGCGGACGACGCTTCTGGAGTATGGATGGTAAGAAAAGACTCCAATATCTTGATAAAATTGAATGTTAAATGGGAAATTTTGTAATGATTACTGtagatatgttttttttttttttattaaaatgttCATTAGGCTGTTtttgccagttttttttttatgagcaaAGAGAATCTTTGTTTTAATATTCCACAGGCAATATGGATTCAGCAAGGAACAAAGAGATAAAGTAAGGCATTAGGAATACCTATAAGACTTGGAATTACACTACACAAGGATAAGGAAGATTACACACTTTAAAACAGAGGAGAAAATTGTGACACTGGACTGCATCGCTGGTTGTCATACATTTACTCAGGAATTGTGGCTAGCTAAATTTTATCAGTAAACACCAATATCACTTGTAGGTGGAGCAACTTTCACAGGCAGTGTGCGAAGTAACAGGTTGCAGAgataattttgaaatgttaGAACCATTCTTGCTGTTACTTCTGGGGGCCCTGTGGCCCAGCTGGGTACCCTGTTATGAGTTATCTTGTGTCAGGCATACGCATAGGTGGCGGTCTTCAAACAGTGACCAGGAAGGCCACCAAGTCTAAACCACAGTGTAAACAGGTTTAGTTgagtattttaaattttttttgaaactGGATCCAAGTTCATGGCTCTAAAACAGCACTGTGAGCCTTTTAATCAAGGCTTGTGCAAGGATGTTTCATTAAACGTTCAGATTTAAATGGATTGGTTTGGTTTGTCACCATTAACAGCCATACTTATTGAAACAAACATGGTTTTTTGTTGCGtccattaattttgtattcTCTTCTGCAGAGGTAATTGTTGATTACCAAGGAGAAATTTAATATTGCAATGTCTAGGTTGAAAGATTTCCTCCTGTTTGTTAGGAAAAGGAACAAGCTGAGAAGAAAAAGGCTGCAGGTGCTGCCATTCCTGGGAGGGCAGAATCAGCTGGTGAAGAAGATGAGTATGTGGTGGAGCAGGTATACCTTGGTGAAGATGGCCACTATATTGAGTAATATTAGGGTTGTGAAGGGGTAAAATACTAACcaggggtcaatttaataaaacttttacacGTGTAATTCACAAGTGTAGCCATTGTTTTAGATTCTGATAACAATAGCTACACTTGTGAATTACACATGTAAAAGTGttattaaattgaccccagGATATGTCCCTTTGTAGACTGGGGAAATGGGATTTACAGCACTGCGACTGGGATTGGGGTTAGAAATGTTAGATTTAGTAACTGGGATTTGGATCAAAGTCCGGGGCAGGtgctttaggaatttctgggtggggatgtgctgcTAGGACTCTGAAACCCTTAGCTTAtacagagctagtttcagctggattttggtaccctatactagagtaaattcctggtttccttagtctagataaaatcttcaaccaactggtcagttttgtgaataatgatagcctattctagacccaaacgctctgatttatgtaccctatgctagagtagaCAGCTTGAAAACCATACTCTTCACAGCATATCttccatatatggcagtaccccccccccccgccagATCAAAGTTAAGCTGGGAACTGGGTTTTGGATGGGAACGGGGATTTGTTACCTCCCCCCCCCTTCACGACCCTCTAACAATATTGTATTTGTAAACAAAATTGttcaagaagaaaatgaaggGGTATGAAACCCAAAGAATACACAAGTTTTGTAAGTTGGATGGTGTTGTGTTATAATACTATGAATACCAAGACATCCGCAAACAAAGAAATAGGGAAATGGAGAAAgagttaaagaaagaaaaatcacaaaTAATTTAGGGAAGAATGGAATGagagaaaaaagcaaacaaagtgaCAAATTTCTTTCAACATCAGCTTAGTAAAAGAAACTCAGGAAGTTGTAATTACCATTATTGTATTACTtggtaaagaaaaaaaggcatttTCTTTTATGTGTTGTCATGCTCTGACAGATAAGGAAGAGGAATAATattctttttcatttcttttgtggGCGTATGCAATTCTGTGAGGCTTAAGTTCCTCATCTTTCCCTCAATGATTTTGTTATGGTGTCTTCTCTCTAGAAACGTCTGAAGTCCTTGCTAAAGGGAATGTCAGTTATGGAAGGAAAAGAGGTGACGCAGTGAAAGAATTTATTTTTAAGATCATATATGCTATGTATATTATACAacttgttttagtatttaccaaatcagatggataaaaaaacgcttcttcaatttcttcttctgaaactttcgcgaaacgacgcgccatttttctctctgttcgcaaaacagtgaacatCCAAGGAtcttccaagttacgggagccaatcaaaacgcgcaaaaattgctatccactgatttggtaaatactaaatatatatattttttctcctattgcaaaaaacaattaccAATTTAAACGACTCTGATAATCGAATAGTTTGAAAACCTCTTTTACATGTTGTTCTGATGAAAGGGGAGAACACTACTTGTGTGGTACTGTGTAAGTTTTCTACgtatcaaaatttttttttcagggtgCACTATCGTCGAGTACTGTGGGATCCATTGTAGGACTACAATCGGAAGAAATCTCCCAGATTGCGTCCGAGTATGCCGAACGGGTCAGTACAGAATGTGTTGGTATTTTTTGCCCGAAGTGTTGTTGCATTTCTACGAGGCTTTTGTGGGCATATTTGCGGCTGATTTTTCAAAGGGAGCCTCAGAAATGAGCTtggataataataaaaaagaaggtAGTGTTGGATGCGCATTTACCAGCCAGTGTCATACATTGCCTTCCttgcaaaattaaaatgatGTAGTTTGAAAGTAAAAGATTGTCGCTTTTTTAGTTTGCTATTTAAGTAGCTCCCGAGAAGACTTCAAAATTCAGGCGTGGACGGGACTCGTTCCCATAGCCATGCGGTAACGCTGAGCACTGCTGTAGCCCAACCTCGCTCCCAGGGTCGCTCGTCTTTCCTTCTCTCTCTCTCACTCCAAGGAAACAGAAGAGAGAGAGACCTTGGGAAAGAGGTTGCAGTCAGCCAGCCACGAGAATAGTCACTTTTTTTAAACAGATCGATATTTTTTACCAAGTAAGATTTTATGCATTCGAATGAACTGATAACTAAACAACAGTTGCTTCTTATCAACTGTACTCTAATCTATAATTTTTATACAGCAAGCGGAGTTGCAAGAGAATTTAGGGGCTCGAGGTGAGAGGACTGGAGGAGAGCAAACTCACAAGAGAATGGTGGCATCTCTAGAGAAACAAATTTCTGTACAGGAAAAGAAGCTGGAACAAGTGAGTTGAAGTCGCTTGGTTACCTTTTGCAGTCCCCTTGATTAGTTATATTTAAGGTGATTTGAAAGGTACACCCCTCCCCCGACGTTTCTTTGGTCCTTTAATTTCTTTGATACATGGCACATGCGCAATCTGCCACGGCGAG
The nucleotide sequence above comes from Acropora muricata isolate sample 2 chromosome 12, ASM3666990v1, whole genome shotgun sequence. Encoded proteins:
- the LOC136891850 gene encoding coiled-coil domain-containing protein 93-like produces the protein MSVCHVVLLSRSQAHSFHVDLKMAAIARDSSRFAGVKAFSEKFSQPEVDADGRIRKIETREDEEQNVKMAETIELLLAAGYFRARIKGLSPFDKVVGGMTWCISVCDFDVDVDLLFQENSTIGQKIALTEKIVAVLPRMKCPHRLEPHQIQGLDFINIFPVVQWLVKRAIERKEEMGDYIREFSVSQFNKHHSTPKDDEFSTRKPKCIFGMENLKETYKPRRRYRKPESITKTDEETRVRTTLLEYGWQYGFSKEQRDKEKEQAEKKKAAGAAIPGRAESAGEEDEYVVEQKRLKSLLKGMSVMEGKEGALSSSTVGSIVGLQSEEISQIASEYAERQAELQENLGARGERTGGEQTHKRMVASLEKQISVQEKKLEQVQEKHDKLKESLTKAEEQLSQVASRGERIGEEMDKLNEIDNGENASVLQKLRSIVAMNENLKRQEQEFRAHCKEEMARLQDNIEKLKAHGSEDDGEEKERAELISKQYDADKAKLEKIRLLLARKNREISSLQRKIDEVPSRAELTQYQRRFLELYNHVAGTHKETKQFFTLYNTLDDTKLYLGKEVSLLNSIHDNFEQAMSSASNKEQFLNQFESIVKGIVDNKDRVEKRKLVEKQKRDALNQQYLEVVEQERLYYKTVKDFTEECHKNEVLLSKLKNLGLS